From Terriglobales bacterium:
AGAGGCCAGTTGCGGCGTGGCCGTCTTGCCCGTCCCGATGGCCCACACCGGCTCATAGGCGACCACCAGCTTCGCGGCTTTTTTTGCGGAGATGCCACGGAAGGCGCGCGAGCACTGCCGCCTGAGGACGTCTTCGGTCAGCCCGGCCTCGCGCTCCTCGATGACCTCGCCGACGCAGACGATCGGGATTAGGCCGGCCTCAAGCGCGCGCTCCAGTTTCTTGTTCACGCTGTCGTCGGTCTCGCCGAAGTACTGCCGGCGCTCGGAGTGTCCCAGGATGACGTGGCTGCAGCCGACGGCGGCGAGCATCCCCGCGGACACTTCGCCGGTGTAAGCGCCTTCCTTCTCCCAGAACATGTCCTGCGCGCCTACGCCCAGCGCGCTGCCTCGCACGGCCTCGACCAGCGCTGGCAGGCAGACAAAGGGCGCGCACAGCGTGATCTCGTCGCGGTCGTGTCCGGCGACCAGCGGCAAGAAGTCATGCACGAAGGCCTGGGCCTCGGCAGGGGTCTTGTACATTTTCCAGTTCGCGGCGATGAGTTTGGTTCGTGACATAAGCACCCAGCGATTAGTAGTTAGCAGTTGGACCAGCGACGATTCGTGGCAGCCCTCGACAGAGAAGCCGATCCCTCGTCCGCCGCGGCGAACTCGGGATGACAATCTACAAGGTTCCTCGGCGATTCGGCGTCTCTGTGGCCAGTCACTTGTCCGTCAGCGCCTCCACGCCCGGCAGCTTTTTGCCTTCCAGGAACTCGAGCGAGGCGCCGCCGCCGGTGGAGATGTGGGTGATGCGGTTAGCGACGCCGGCGGCCTTGACGGCGGCCACCGAGTCTCCGCCGCCCACGATGGAGACCGCGCGTCGATTGGCAGCCACCGCCTGGGCTACGGCCATGGTGCCGGCGGCAAAGGGCGCGACCTCGAACACGCCCATGGGCCCGTTCCACACGATGGTCTTTGCCCTGGCAATCTGAGTGACGAACGCCGCCACTGTCCTGGGGCCGATGTCGAGTCCCATCCTGTCTTCGGGAATGCCGCGGTCGCCGACTACCGAGGTCGCGGCCGCGGCGTCAATCTTTTCCGCAATCACGTGA
This genomic window contains:
- the tpiA gene encoding triose-phosphate isomerase, which codes for MSRTKLIAANWKMYKTPAEAQAFVHDFLPLVAGHDRDEITLCAPFVCLPALVEAVRGSALGVGAQDMFWEKEGAYTGEVSAGMLAAVGCSHVILGHSERRQYFGETDDSVNKKLERALEAGLIPIVCVGEVIEEREAGLTEDVLRRQCSRAFRGISAKKAAKLVVAYEPVWAIGTGKTATPQLAS